ACCCCTCGAAGATGAAATTATATGAAGCAGCTATGACCTCTGAATCTTTTCTGAGGGCCCTCAGAGAAACCCAACCCTTTCCCGCGATTCTTTTTATTAAATCCCTGTGAAAATTAAAGATATTTTCCCGGGCAAATGTGCTTTTGATGTTCTTTCTCCTGGCCCGGAGGTCATGGAGGTCAAATAAAGCATTCAATACATCAGTGTCTTGTAACAGATTGGCAGGAATGTATTTGACCCCATGTTCTTCAAACAATTTCTTTCTCCTGCTTCTAAGGTTATATCTCTTCTTTTTGTTAAAAGCACTAATGTAATCTTCAAAACTTCCGGCCAGTGGAATATAGAAGGCCGCAGACGCCTCTTTCACCTCAAAGTCAAATGGAGACTCCATGTGTGTGTCTGTATAACTCAGAAATGAAATAAACCGGCTACTTTCTATCAAACGTGGCAAATGAAGTATGTCCCAATCCGTATATTCATTGGTAAGAAAATCAAAAATAGCGCTGACACACTGTTCGCTTTCTTCCTGCGAACAGATTATGTCCAGATGGTCTGGATAGAGTTCCTGACTGGCACAGTAACGCAGGATACGGCCGGACATCCAGTCTTTTGATAAGGCTTCCACATGGGAATACAACGGCAAAATACCCCGTAGTTCAGTGCCGTCATATACAAATAACAAGATGATTTGATTATCTTTACCGAAGTGCTCCCACCAGGTATAAACCCACTCCCATGTGCAGAATATATTGGGAAAAACCATTTCTGAAACTAATTTGTTCCATATATCTTTATTTTCTTTAAATTCACTAATGCCGGCAATCCTTACATCGTACATTATGCCCGCCCGCCTGAAACTTTTATCTTGAAAAGATCAAAGGAATCATAACGGCCTATTCCCACCCTTGGAATGGCAAAAAGAGACTCTCCCATTTTCCATGGCCTTGCCACCGTTGTAAGGCCGCATTGAAGCCCTGATTTCTTTACCATATTGATAACAGTGTCATTATAATTACCGTTAGGATAAGCAAAATAATGTATTGGACGCTCGATCCATGACTCAATTAACTGTTTTGATTTGTTAACACTGATCCCGATGTCATAGTCCTGCAGTTGGGTTAACAGATTATGACAGTGTGAGTGAGCCCCGATAGTTACAAGAGGACATTCTGACAGTTCGCGTAATTCATGTATCGTGAGCGGGGCAACGTGATAGGAGTGTCTTTTTGTGGTAATATGCACATCGCTCAGGATATCATCTACAACGTTTTCTCTCTTGTCAGGCTCCAGTGTCTTGAGATCTGAAAGGAGCTTTTCCATTTCTCTCCAGTTTTCTGAACCTTTTGAGGCATTAATCCTGTATTTTCCCAGCGATGAATAAGTCAGATCAATATCAATCACCTGTTCACCTTGCAACCCGTTGATTACGCGGTCATACCAGTAGATACCCTGATCCTGTATGGCCCTGGTCGCTATGAAAATGGTAACCGGCAAATTCATATCTTTCACTATCGGAAGGAGAACCTGCCTGTTCCCGGCATAACCATCATCAAAGGTAACAACAGCCATTGGTTTTTGCTCAGCGCCCCCATTAGCCTCAGTCATATGAGCAATTGCATCTCTCAGGCTAACTACCCTGAAATGGTTGGACAGATATTCCATCTGTTGTAAAAAGTCACGCTTTCGAACCACTGTCCAGGCATCTATCTCATCCTCGTCATTGGCTATTTCATGATACATTAATACAATCGCCTTGCCGTGAAGTCTTGCCTTCCGCTTGCGACTGAGCAGTGCCTCGAGTGAGATTATTTTATAGGCAGAGGCTTTCAGTATCTTCTTGACTATATTTCTGGACAGCACGGTTGTTGAGCACTGTTCAAGTGGTTATACCCAGCATATTTTGCAGGAGGTTATCCATTATCCCGTATGCCTTTTGGTTTAAGTGGAGACCGTCGCCGCTTGTCAGGTCATCCCGGAGAAAACGGCCTTGTCCGTCTGTTCGCAGGGCTGCTTCAAGATCAAGAAGGGGTATACCCTCTTTTTCCGCATATTCACGAACCCAGTCATTAAATTCCAGGATAGTTTCATTCCTTCCCTTACGTCCTTCTGCATGCTTTTGAGTAACCGGCACTGTAGTTGCCAATATCAGTTTAATGTTGTCCTCCCTTATACGCTTTACCCACTTTGTCATCAACGTCTTATACTCTTCCAAATCGCCTGGGAAATAGGCAGCACATTCCTTGATGATTATAGTATCCGGCCGTTGCGGGGATGGTTTAAAGAATCCTCTCAGGTATGTGCGTGTCAGGCGAAACTTCCTTTTCGGCCTCATCAGTATTTC
The sequence above is drawn from the Nitrospirota bacterium genome and encodes:
- a CDS encoding GNAT family N-acetyltransferase — its product is MYDVRIAGISEFKENKDIWNKLVSEMVFPNIFCTWEWVYTWWEHFGKDNQIILLFVYDGTELRGILPLYSHVEALSKDWMSGRILRYCASQELYPDHLDIICSQEESEQCVSAIFDFLTNEYTDWDILHLPRLIESSRFISFLSYTDTHMESPFDFEVKEASAAFYIPLAGSFEDYISAFNKKKRYNLRSRRKKLFEEHGVKYIPANLLQDTDVLNALFDLHDLRARRKNIKSTFARENIFNFHRDLIKRIAGKGWVSLRALRKDSEVIAASYNFIFEGCVFSYQKGFNPQWDSYGPGTVLLYELIQESFSEGHKEYNFLSGEEEYKKGWTNQGRTLFDIKIYNKTLRGNLSKRILESKNVIKNSLKRYIGHHSVI
- a CDS encoding polysaccharide deacetylase family protein, with the translated sequence MLSRNIVKKILKASAYKIISLEALLSRKRKARLHGKAIVLMYHEIANDEDEIDAWTVVRKRDFLQQMEYLSNHFRVVSLRDAIAHMTEANGGAEQKPMAVVTFDDGYAGNRQVLLPIVKDMNLPVTIFIATRAIQDQGIYWYDRVINGLQGEQVIDIDLTYSSLGKYRINASKGSENWREMEKLLSDLKTLEPDKRENVVDDILSDVHITTKRHSYHVAPLTIHELRELSECPLVTIGAHSHCHNLLTQLQDYDIGISVNKSKQLIESWIERPIHYFAYPNGNYNDTVINMVKKSGLQCGLTTVARPWKMGESLFAIPRVGIGRYDSFDLFKIKVSGGRA
- a CDS encoding SGNH/GDSL hydrolase family protein; its protein translation is MTKKERIMLVGASVGKAWKLSDFSLRTKSDGYIFESVAAYQYDKTEAIEEILMRPKRKFRLTRTYLRGFFKPSPQRPDTIIIKECAAYFPGDLEEYKTLMTKWVKRIREDNIKLILATTVPVTQKHAEGRKGRNETILEFNDWVREYAEKEGIPLLDLEAALRTDGQGRFLRDDLTSGDGLHLNQKAYGIMDNLLQNMLGITT